In one Siniperca chuatsi isolate FFG_IHB_CAS linkage group LG14, ASM2008510v1, whole genome shotgun sequence genomic region, the following are encoded:
- the LOC122888753 gene encoding putative fibroblast growth factor 1 isoform X1: MKAALSSPSCFLSCLRHSPGDMSSECGGSPLSLQTQGHHSASSKPKTLCRMSEGDVTVLPFGSASLDLSRQEHRTLTRLYSQNGGYHLRILPDGTVSGGRKDNDPYDILRLKAVRVGVVVIKGEMTGRYLAMNKNGRLYGSQALNDECYFLEKYEENHYNTYCSQKYNWYVGLKRNGKPKAGPDTHQGQKAIFFLPRPAGNM, encoded by the exons ATGAAGGCGGCGCTGTCCTCcccttcctgttttctttcGTGTCTCAGGCACAGTCCAGGTGACATGAGCAGTGAATGCGGTGGATCTCCTCTGTCGTTGCAGACACAGGGACATCACTCTGCTTCGTCCAAGCCTAAAACTCTCTGTAGGATGTCTGAGGGAGATGTTACAGTGCTGCCGTTTGGATCTGCGTCTCTGGACCTGTCCAGGCAGGAGCACCGGACACTGACCAGACTGTACAGCCAGAACGGAGGATATCACCTGAGGATTTTACCAGATGGAACAGTGAGTGGTGGCAGGAAGGACAATGACCCTTATG ACATCCTGAGGCTGAAGGCTGTGAGAGTAGGAGTGGTAGTCATCAAGGGTGAGATGACAGGAAGGTACCTGGCTATGAACAAAAATGGACGCCTCTATGGATCA CAAGCACTGAACGATGAGTGTTACTTCCTGGAGAAGTATGAAGAAAACCACTACAACACATATTGTTCTCAGAAGTACAACTGGTATGTTGGGCTGAAGAGGAACGGCAAACCCAAAGCAGGACCAGACACCCACCAGGGTCAGAAGGCCATCTTTTTCCTCCCAAGGCCCGCAGGCAACATGTAA
- the LOC122888753 gene encoding putative fibroblast growth factor 1 isoform X4, whose amino-acid sequence MSEGDVTVLPFGSASLDLSRQEHRTLTRLYSQNGGYHLRILPDGTVSGGRKDNDPYDILRLKAVRVGVVVIKGEMTGRYLAMNKNGRLYGSQALNDECYFLEKYEENHYNTYCSQKYNWYVGLKRNGKPKAGPDTHQGQKAIFFLPRPAGNM is encoded by the exons ATGTCTGAGGGAGATGTTACAGTGCTGCCGTTTGGATCTGCGTCTCTGGACCTGTCCAGGCAGGAGCACCGGACACTGACCAGACTGTACAGCCAGAACGGAGGATATCACCTGAGGATTTTACCAGATGGAACAGTGAGTGGTGGCAGGAAGGACAATGACCCTTATG ACATCCTGAGGCTGAAGGCTGTGAGAGTAGGAGTGGTAGTCATCAAGGGTGAGATGACAGGAAGGTACCTGGCTATGAACAAAAATGGACGCCTCTATGGATCA CAAGCACTGAACGATGAGTGTTACTTCCTGGAGAAGTATGAAGAAAACCACTACAACACATATTGTTCTCAGAAGTACAACTGGTATGTTGGGCTGAAGAGGAACGGCAAACCCAAAGCAGGACCAGACACCCACCAGGGTCAGAAGGCCATCTTTTTCCTCCCAAGGCCCGCAGGCAACATGTAA
- the LOC122888753 gene encoding putative fibroblast growth factor 1 isoform X2: MLAHLGHCHMTFSQTQGHHSASSKPKTLCRMSEGDVTVLPFGSASLDLSRQEHRTLTRLYSQNGGYHLRILPDGTVSGGRKDNDPYDILRLKAVRVGVVVIKGEMTGRYLAMNKNGRLYGSQALNDECYFLEKYEENHYNTYCSQKYNWYVGLKRNGKPKAGPDTHQGQKAIFFLPRPAGNM; the protein is encoded by the exons ATGCTGGCACATCTGGGGCACTGTCACATGACTTTCTCACAG ACACAGGGACATCACTCTGCTTCGTCCAAGCCTAAAACTCTCTGTAGGATGTCTGAGGGAGATGTTACAGTGCTGCCGTTTGGATCTGCGTCTCTGGACCTGTCCAGGCAGGAGCACCGGACACTGACCAGACTGTACAGCCAGAACGGAGGATATCACCTGAGGATTTTACCAGATGGAACAGTGAGTGGTGGCAGGAAGGACAATGACCCTTATG ACATCCTGAGGCTGAAGGCTGTGAGAGTAGGAGTGGTAGTCATCAAGGGTGAGATGACAGGAAGGTACCTGGCTATGAACAAAAATGGACGCCTCTATGGATCA CAAGCACTGAACGATGAGTGTTACTTCCTGGAGAAGTATGAAGAAAACCACTACAACACATATTGTTCTCAGAAGTACAACTGGTATGTTGGGCTGAAGAGGAACGGCAAACCCAAAGCAGGACCAGACACCCACCAGGGTCAGAAGGCCATCTTTTTCCTCCCAAGGCCCGCAGGCAACATGTAA
- the LOC122888753 gene encoding putative fibroblast growth factor 1 isoform X3, with product MSSECGGSPLSLQTQGHHSASSKPKTLCRMSEGDVTVLPFGSASLDLSRQEHRTLTRLYSQNGGYHLRILPDGTVSGGRKDNDPYDILRLKAVRVGVVVIKGEMTGRYLAMNKNGRLYGSQALNDECYFLEKYEENHYNTYCSQKYNWYVGLKRNGKPKAGPDTHQGQKAIFFLPRPAGNM from the exons ATGAGCAGTGAATGCGGTGGATCTCCTCTGTCGTTGCAGACACAGGGACATCACTCTGCTTCGTCCAAGCCTAAAACTCTCTGTAGGATGTCTGAGGGAGATGTTACAGTGCTGCCGTTTGGATCTGCGTCTCTGGACCTGTCCAGGCAGGAGCACCGGACACTGACCAGACTGTACAGCCAGAACGGAGGATATCACCTGAGGATTTTACCAGATGGAACAGTGAGTGGTGGCAGGAAGGACAATGACCCTTATG ACATCCTGAGGCTGAAGGCTGTGAGAGTAGGAGTGGTAGTCATCAAGGGTGAGATGACAGGAAGGTACCTGGCTATGAACAAAAATGGACGCCTCTATGGATCA CAAGCACTGAACGATGAGTGTTACTTCCTGGAGAAGTATGAAGAAAACCACTACAACACATATTGTTCTCAGAAGTACAACTGGTATGTTGGGCTGAAGAGGAACGGCAAACCCAAAGCAGGACCAGACACCCACCAGGGTCAGAAGGCCATCTTTTTCCTCCCAAGGCCCGCAGGCAACATGTAA